One Polynucleobacter sp. MG-5-Ahmo-C2 genomic window carries:
- a CDS encoding MotA/TolQ/ExbB proton channel family protein codes for MNTPFGIANLWMEGDFITRFVAIALLTCSIITWVILLTRFWELRNLRKLKPELDVFWRATSYEQGLQSFSDHTLNPYYLLAKSAATASAHHQNQAHDHRELLQTLNYSEWMARSLKNSVDGIAAGFQKGLTFLGSTGAISPFIGLFGTVWGIYHALIAISSSGSAQLDQVAGPIGEALIMTALGLAVAIPAVLAFNAINRANKLMLADLNRFGNDLLAYFVTGARVKSGE; via the coding sequence ATGAATACACCATTTGGCATAGCAAATCTTTGGATGGAGGGCGATTTCATTACGCGCTTTGTGGCCATCGCACTACTTACCTGCTCAATCATTACCTGGGTAATTTTGCTGACGCGCTTTTGGGAACTACGCAATCTTCGCAAACTCAAGCCTGAATTAGATGTATTCTGGCGCGCCACATCGTATGAGCAAGGTCTGCAATCCTTCAGTGACCATACCCTCAACCCTTACTACCTACTTGCCAAATCAGCCGCCACTGCTTCAGCCCATCACCAGAACCAGGCTCATGATCATCGTGAACTATTGCAAACACTCAACTACTCTGAGTGGATGGCCAGAAGCTTGAAGAATAGCGTTGATGGAATTGCTGCAGGTTTTCAGAAGGGGCTGACATTTCTAGGTTCTACTGGTGCGATTTCCCCATTTATTGGTTTATTTGGAACCGTCTGGGGTATCTATCACGCCCTCATCGCTATCAGCAGCTCTGGTAGCGCCCAGCTTGATCAAGTTGCAGGTCCTATTGGTGAGGCGCTCATCATGACTGCTCTGGGTCTGGCAGTAGCAATCCCTGCGGTACTGGCTTTTAATGCAATTAACCGCGCTAATAAATTAATGCTTGCCGATCTCAATCGCTTTGGCAATGACCTTCTTGCCTATTTCGTCACTGGCGCTCGTGTGAAATCTGGAGAATAA
- a CDS encoding biopolymer transporter ExbD: protein MAFHIQDDQSDDSIMSEINMTPMVDVMLVLLIIFIITLPVIQQAVKIELPKANSVRNEVKPESVQLTIDGKGQIFWNSTAIDLKTFHGYAEKAAQKEPQPEINLRADKSVKYEYVAQVLAASRRAGLTKLGFVTEPD from the coding sequence ATGGCTTTTCATATCCAAGATGATCAGAGTGATGACAGCATCATGTCTGAGATCAATATGACGCCGATGGTTGATGTGATGTTGGTCTTATTGATCATCTTTATCATCACCCTACCAGTCATTCAGCAAGCAGTGAAGATTGAACTTCCAAAAGCCAATAGCGTACGTAATGAGGTTAAGCCAGAATCTGTGCAACTCACCATTGATGGCAAGGGGCAAATCTTTTGGAATAGCACCGCAATTGATTTAAAGACCTTTCATGGCTATGCAGAGAAAGCGGCTCAAAAAGAGCCTCAGCCAGAAATCAATTTACGCGCCGATAAGTCTGTTAAATATGAGTATGTCGCTCAAGTCCTTGCAGCCTCACGTCGTGCTGGACTGACGAAACTGGGCTTTGTAACCGAGCCTGATTAA